The genomic interval CGTATGTTAAATTGTCTACAATCCCAGATAACTACGAAGAAATGAAGAAAAATATTTACGGCGTATGTAAAAAAGAACTGGCAAGATATAAGGTGCCTGCACGGATAATCTTTGTAAGGGACATGCCATTGAACGCATCTGGAAAGATTAAACGGTCAGGAATACATTCTGTAGAGGTGGTTTATCAATGATAAGGGGTTTTTCAGAAGCTATATACAAAAATTATGATGGGACAGCATATGAAATAATGAATGAGGCGCTAAATAAATCACTTTCCATGGCTGGATTGGAGAGAAAAGATATTGATGGCTTTATGACAACATTTCTCCCAGGTGTCTTTGATGGAAATGTATACATGCATTTTTTTCCGGACCAGATATGCAATTATCTTGGAATTAAGCCAAAATATATAGATTCCATGGAGTATGGTGGGCCATCAGTGCTTTCCGCATTCTGGAGGGCTGAACACATTATAAAATCAGGGGTGGCTGAAAATATTCTGCTCCTGTTTGGGGGCAAAGGGTCAGCAGTAAGGAAAAAGAAACAGACAGTGGATTCCATTGAAAACCTTTATTCTGACATTACCAACACACCTTATAAGCCCCTGCTGTCAGGATATAATTATACAAATCCAGTTTCGGATTACGCATTGTTAGCTCAACGCCACATGAAAATATACGGGACAACAGATGAACAGAGGGCATCACTCATAGTCAAACAGAGGGAAAATGCTAACAGGTCAGGGTATTCAATGTTTACCGGCTCCATTACTGTTGAGGATGTACTTGGCTCTCCTATTATCTCATCTCCACTGCACCTGCTGGAAATAGTTTATCCTGTAGATGGATTCCACGCATTTATTGTGTCAAAAAATTCAGGTAAGCTAAGGGAAATCAGTATACTAAAATATGGAGAAGCACACCAGTCGGCACTTCCTCCAGAAATAGATGATATAACTATCACTCCTGCAGCTGAAAGTTCATCCAGCTTCCGAGGCGACATTAAAAAATGCGATTTCTATGAACTTTACGATTCATTCAGCATTACGGTAATGATACAGCTTGAGAACACAGGCATTGTGCCTCCTGGTAAATCAGGTGAATTTCTGGAAAAAAATTCCATATCTGTTAATGGAGATTTTCCATTGAACACCGGAGGCGGAAGCCTGAACCGTGGGCAACCTGCATATATGAGCGGGAGTGTATTGCTTTATGAGGCACTATTGCAGATGAACGGAATGGCAGGGAGAAACCAGGTTAAAACTCCTGACAAAGCTTTCATAAATGGAATGGGCGGATGGGCAAGAAACCATTCAGTCTCAATGATACTGGGTGAGTAAATGAAATTGGATGAAATCTATGAGGAATATAATAAACATTTTTCCATAGGAATATTGCCATACACTAAATGCATGAATTGTGGGAAGGTATACTATTATCCAAGGGACAGTTGCCCTGTATGTGGAAAAGGAGACCTGAAAATTATGCAGTCTACAGGACACGGCACAGTATACAGCTACACAAAATTCAATAATGGTTTCTATGGAATAATATCGTTCAGCGAGGGGTTCCGTGCATATATGGATATTTCCGGCAATAATCCCGGGATTGGAATGGAAGTAGAGATAAAATTTAAGAAAATAAAGGATAATTTACTGCCCTATGCGGAATTAAGATAAATTTTAAGGTTTAAAATTATATTTTTTGAATGCTTCATTCATTTCCTTTTCCAGTGAATTCCTTTCCTCTTTGCTTAATTTGAAGAATGGCTCACGGGGGTTTCCAGCATCTATCCCTGTCATAATTTCTACCATATCATAAATAGAAGAAATTGTTCCATATTTCCTTGATAGGTCTGCAAGCTCATTCAATAAGAACTGATACCTGTCGCCATCCTTATTATCATAGTTTTCTATTATTTTATTTATTATTTTATATCCATAATTTGAGGCACCGGATACAAAGCCGTCGAGTCCGAGCCTGTATGCAGAAAGTATATACTGGTCAGGCCCCGTATACACTTTGAAATCCTGGACATACATTTTTGTATTGAGTATATCATTCATATTGAACGTTGTTTCTTTTATTCCTATTACATCTCCCCCGGCTTTCTTTATGTCGTTAACCATGTCATAGGTAATATTATATCCTGTTGTATCCGGATAGTTATATATTATTGTTGGATATTCTGAAGAGAGTTTTGTGTAATATTTTATGAGCCACTCCCTTTTCATTCCTGTGAAATAGTACGGTGGAAGTGCTGCAACTGCATGTATTTTATATTTTTTAGCCTCTCTTGCCAGATATATTGAATCCTCCAGATTCAGGGAGCCAACCTGTAGTATAACATGGTCAGGAATATGGGCAAAGGCATCCAGGAGGTCATGTTTCTCACCTGAAGCCATAGATGGGCCAAGCCCGGTGGTTCCTGCAGGAAATAAATATTTCATGCCGCCCTTGAGAACATCCTCCCCGTGCCTTACAGCTTTATCTTTATCTACCTTATTATCCGTAAATGGAGTTATAATCGGTGTAATAGAATCCAATTTTTGCATAATAATGTAAATCTATTTAGCTATATAACATTTCCACTGGCTACCTTTATCGAAACAAAAAATTAAAAGTAAATGACTTACTCCCGGATAAAAATCTTAAAATATCATCTTGGCTTTACAATTCATGGAAATACAATATAAGAATATGAATATTAACGAGCGGAACCTGAAATATTTTCCGCTTGCACAACTTGCAGGTAAATATGATATTGAAAATCTGCCATATTCACTTAAAATTTTGCTTGAAAACGTTTTGAGGAACTATGACGGTGTTGATATTGATGAACGTTCAATTGAAAACATAGCCAGGATGAAATCAGGGTCAGAGATGGCATTCAAGCCTTCTAGGGTTGTTTTTCAGGATTACACGGGTGTTCCAATACTGGTGGACCTGGCAGCTATGAGGGAATACTACAAAGAAAATAAATTAAATGCCGATGACGTAAACCCTGCAACAAAATCAGACCTCGTAATTGACCATTCCATAATTGTAGATTCTTTCAGGGGAGAGGAGCCTATAATATTAAACATGAAGGATGAATTTGAAAGAAATGTAGAACGCTACGATTTTCTTAAATGGTCCCAGCAATCATTCAAAAATGTGAGGATTGTTCCCCCGGGACATGGAATTGTACACCAGATTAATTTAGAGTATTTATCCTCTGTAGCCGTTATAGAAAAGGATGAAATATTCCCTGAAAGCCTTATCGGTGCAGATTCACATACAACCATGATAGGTGGCATTGGAGTCCTGGGATGGGGAGTAGGAGGGCTTGAAGCTGAAGCTTCCATGCTCAATGAACCCTACTTCATGAATGTGCCAGATGTTATTGGCGTTAACATAAAAGGATCTATGCCGACAGGAGTTACACCCACAGATGTTGTATTGTATATCACAAAAACACTGAGGTCAAAAAACGTTGTCGGGAAATTCGTTGAATTCTATGGAAATATATCTGAACTCACTGCACAGGACAGGGCAACCATATCAAACATGGCTCCTGAATATGGCGCAACAATAGGTTATTTCCCCGTTGATTCCGAAACACTTAAGTATTTAAAAGGGACAAACCGCAGCACTGAATCTGTTGAAAAATACTTTAAGGAGCAGGGATTATTTTATAATGGGCCAAAAAAATACACGGATACTGTTGAAATTGACCTTTCAAAAATCAAAAGTGCAGTTGCCGGGCCGAAAAATCCTGATGAGCTTATCAATATAGAGGATTTAAAGGGAAAAATAGAAGACCTGTTAAAGGAGGGCAATGATGGAAAACTTGTCAAAAACGGTGCTGTTGTGCTATCAGCAATTACCAGCTGTACAAACACATCAGACCCATTCGTGCTTCTTGGAGCCGGGCTGATCGCAAAGAAGGCTATTGAGCATAACCTTACCGTGGCTAACACAATAAAAATCA from Ferroplasma acidiphilum carries:
- a CDS encoding thiolase family protein is translated as MIRGFSEAIYKNYDGTAYEIMNEALNKSLSMAGLERKDIDGFMTTFLPGVFDGNVYMHFFPDQICNYLGIKPKYIDSMEYGGPSVLSAFWRAEHIIKSGVAENILLLFGGKGSAVRKKKQTVDSIENLYSDITNTPYKPLLSGYNYTNPVSDYALLAQRHMKIYGTTDEQRASLIVKQRENANRSGYSMFTGSITVEDVLGSPIISSPLHLLEIVYPVDGFHAFIVSKNSGKLREISILKYGEAHQSALPPEIDDITITPAAESSSSFRGDIKKCDFYELYDSFSITVMIQLENTGIVPPGKSGEFLEKNSISVNGDFPLNTGGGSLNRGQPAYMSGSVLLYEALLQMNGMAGRNQVKTPDKAFINGMGGWARNHSVSMILGE
- a CDS encoding Zn-ribbon domain-containing OB-fold protein — translated: MKLDEIYEEYNKHFSIGILPYTKCMNCGKVYYYPRDSCPVCGKGDLKIMQSTGHGTVYSYTKFNNGFYGIISFSEGFRAYMDISGNNPGIGMEVEIKFKKIKDNLLPYAELR
- a CDS encoding dihydrodipicolinate synthase family protein, with product MQKLDSITPIITPFTDNKVDKDKAVRHGEDVLKGGMKYLFPAGTTGLGPSMASGEKHDLLDAFAHIPDHVILQVGSLNLEDSIYLAREAKKYKIHAVAALPPYYFTGMKREWLIKYYTKLSSEYPTIIYNYPDTTGYNITYDMVNDIKKAGGDVIGIKETTFNMNDILNTKMYVQDFKVYTGPDQYILSAYRLGLDGFVSGASNYGYKIINKIIENYDNKDGDRYQFLLNELADLSRKYGTISSIYDMVEIMTGIDAGNPREPFFKLSKEERNSLEKEMNEAFKKYNFKP
- the acnA gene encoding aconitate hydratase AcnA → MEIQYKNMNINERNLKYFPLAQLAGKYDIENLPYSLKILLENVLRNYDGVDIDERSIENIARMKSGSEMAFKPSRVVFQDYTGVPILVDLAAMREYYKENKLNADDVNPATKSDLVIDHSIIVDSFRGEEPIILNMKDEFERNVERYDFLKWSQQSFKNVRIVPPGHGIVHQINLEYLSSVAVIEKDEIFPESLIGADSHTTMIGGIGVLGWGVGGLEAEASMLNEPYFMNVPDVIGVNIKGSMPTGVTPTDVVLYITKTLRSKNVVGKFVEFYGNISELTAQDRATISNMAPEYGATIGYFPVDSETLKYLKGTNRSTESVEKYFKEQGLFYNGPKKYTDTVEIDLSKIKSAVAGPKNPDELINIEDLKGKIEDLLKEGNDGKLVKNGAVVLSAITSCTNTSDPFVLLGAGLIAKKAIEHNLTVANTIKISLAPGSKVVTEYLEKAGLMKYLNRLGFELVGYGCTTCIGNAGPLIPEVQDDMLKNNVKTFAVLSGNRNFEGRINPYIAGAFLASPMLVVAFAIAGKMNIDLINEPIGNDNGKPVYLKDLWPTNDEIKEYFHLAMDPEVYKKEYGDVFKGDNNWESMKSSKGLLFDFKEDSSYIKMPPWMYMEPVTDIKNGGILAVFGDKITTDHISPAGPIAKDSVAGKYLASMGITEMNTFGARRGNHEVMLRGGFSNTKIRNLMVSHTGGNTIYYPDGQEMSIYDAAMKYMKNKTPLVIFAGKQYGSGSSRDWAAKVTALLGVKAVVAESFERIHRSNLVDMGIVPVQVDKLPDLKGDEVVNIDGINNISIGKELNISINGKTLKGKALINTNAELNYVKTGNILKYIALSAKK